Within Kineothrix sp. MB12-C1, the genomic segment AAATACCCAAGAAGTCAGAGCATCGATTCCCACAATGCACATCACTTTCTTATCATCATCCTCACACTTTTGTATAGAGGCTTCTTCCTCGCTTATCCGATATTCCCACAGACCGTTATTTCCCATAATTATAGGGTCTTCTATCTGAATTGTCAGCACCACTTCCTCAGCCTGTCCCTCAGCCTTTGCCTTAGGTTCTTTCAGCCTAAGTAAGGATAGCATGGCTGCTGCGTCCACAATTCGTGCCATAATAATTGGCTGGTCATTTTTCTCCTGTAGGATACCAGCTTTCCCGATAAGAGAAGCATTCTCAAAAATAGCTTCCTGAATATCCTCTTTTTCCTCTTCTTTTGTATGAAGAAAATATCCCTCTATCTTCCGGGGACCTTCCCCGTCTTTTTCCTTTCGTACCAGAAAGATTCCACCCTGCTGTACTTTCAGCTCTTTTATGAAAGTTTCATAATAAGATTCATCCCTATTCATAAAAACATCGTAGTGTTCTTCTAAGTAGCGGTTCACATAGAGAAGTAACTCCGAAAGTTCCTCCTCCTTAAGCAGTGCAACTTCCCATCGCCCGGAGGACAGCTCGAATATCTCCCCGGCTGCTTTCACATTCTGCATCGGAATATTCGTTTCGTACTTCTTCTTGTCGTAGATATATACAAATTGATAAGGTTCATAAATCTTCGGGCTTGCAGGCATTAGAAAGGTAAAGGGCTGTCCTTGTCCATACATGCGGCTTAAGGAAGCCTCTAACAGCATCCTCATATATCCTCTGCGCCGATACTGTTCCTGCGTTGCTACACCTACGATGTAATTAGCCTCCTGGCAGATAAATCTGCCACCTATCCGCAGCCTCATATTATAAGGAGATAGGTGAAGCATGGCTGCTGCATCCTCATAAGGTATGCTTGCAGCCATCATTTCTCCTATCTTTTCCTTATCTTTTTCTATTACGAACGCATGATTGCGCTTCACTTTTTCTTCGAAATAATAGTCTGTAAATTCTTGGGAATCCTCAGAAAATACCTTCTCCCATAAAGACTTAAGGCTAAGGCATTCTTCTCCTCTTATTTCTTTTACCATATATGTCCGACTCCTTTGTACTACTTAAAAAACGCTCTTCTATCGATGGGAACAGCCGCTGCATCCATCACATTTGTTGGGAGCTGTCATATCCTCCATGTAATAATTCATAGGGCTCGTAAGCATACAGATCGCTTGTGAGGAAATACCTTCTCCTGTTCCTGTGAATCCCAGGCCCTCTTCTGTTGTTGCCTTTACATTTACCTGTGCAATATCAATACCAAGCGCCTGCGCAATATTTTCCCGCATCTTATCGATATGGGGGCGCATCTTAGGAGCCTGTGCAATAATCGTCGCATCGATATTTTCTATTAAAAAGCAGCTCTCCTCCAACTGTCTTCCCACTTCTTTAAGCAGTTCCATGGAGGAAGCACCTTTATAGGCTTCATCCGTATCCGGGAAAAGCTTTCCAATATCGCCAAGTGCCGCTGCCCCCAGTAATGCATCCATAACTGCATGCAGAAGAACATCTGCATCCGAATGACCGAGCAATCCTTTCTCGTAGGGAATCGTAACTCCCCCGACAATCAAATCTCTATCTTCTACTAATCTATGAACATCATATCCCATTCCGATTCTCATATGATAATTATCCTCTTTCTTCTCCTGTAATCAAGTTTATGTTACTATTCACGGCTTCGCCATGAACAGCAACAAGTTTATTTTAATCTTATTGATTATAGCATTATTTCCCCCAAATAGAAATGCCTTTCTTTCCTATCTTTTCTGATTAATCGGCCCTATCC encodes:
- a CDS encoding GNAT family N-acetyltransferase, whose translation is MVKEIRGEECLSLKSLWEKVFSEDSQEFTDYYFEEKVKRNHAFVIEKDKEKIGEMMAASIPYEDAAAMLHLSPYNMRLRIGGRFICQEANYIVGVATQEQYRRRGYMRMLLEASLSRMYGQGQPFTFLMPASPKIYEPYQFVYIYDKKKYETNIPMQNVKAAGEIFELSSGRWEVALLKEEELSELLLYVNRYLEEHYDVFMNRDESYYETFIKELKVQQGGIFLVRKEKDGEGPRKIEGYFLHTKEEEKEDIQEAIFENASLIGKAGILQEKNDQPIIMARIVDAAAMLSLLRLKEPKAKAEGQAEEVVLTIQIEDPIIMGNNGLWEYRISEEEASIQKCEDDDKKVMCIVGIDALTSWVFGYREAEECFSFSEEKEKEKVLTEIERIKVFSHIFINEIV
- the ispF gene encoding 2-C-methyl-D-erythritol 2,4-cyclodiphosphate synthase, coding for MRIGMGYDVHRLVEDRDLIVGGVTIPYEKGLLGHSDADVLLHAVMDALLGAAALGDIGKLFPDTDEAYKGASSMELLKEVGRQLEESCFLIENIDATIIAQAPKMRPHIDKMRENIAQALGIDIAQVNVKATTEEGLGFTGTGEGISSQAICMLTSPMNYYMEDMTAPNKCDGCSGCSHR